One region of Macadamia integrifolia cultivar HAES 741 chromosome 11, SCU_Mint_v3, whole genome shotgun sequence genomic DNA includes:
- the LOC122092634 gene encoding subtilisin-like protease SBT5.4, translating into MGFSRLPLFLLPVMLFSMLQRPTFAIKKSYVVYLGSHSHGPEATQADFDLAEQSHYEFLSDFVGGPEAAKESILYCYTKHINGFAATLEEEKAAEIAKHPKVMSVFPNKAVQLHTTRSWDFLGLEKNGAALPGSLWEKARFGEDTIIGNLDTGVWPESKSFSDEGYGPIPTRWKGGCTDTATDGVRCNKKLIGAKAFSRGYASALGPLLAYNTTRDEDGHGTHTLSTTGGNFVQNASVFGFGSGTSKGGSPKARVAAYKVCGKQVPGVGGGCLDADIIAAFDAAIHDGVDILSCSLGSPPGAYFTDGMAIGSFHAAMNGILVVASAGNDGPTPGSVSNVAPWMFTVGASTIDRTFLASVKLGNNKVLRGQSLTPNSLPSKGQMYPLVTGDAARTKTALPQTAVFCNASTLDPALVKGKIVVCLRGGGSGRVEKGQNVLSAGAAGMILVNDIKSGNDVIADAHMLPASHITYTEGLVLYQYINSTKAPTAYISPVTTELGTKPAPVMASFSSQGPNVITPEILKPDITGPGVSIIASWTQKNGLSGLPGDTRRQLFNSESGTSMSCPHLAGVCGLLKSLHPTWSPYAIRSAVMTTARTRDNAKETMLNASNVRANPFMYGSGHVRPNRAMDPGLVYDLNSIDNLNFLCAIGYNETQMNLFIESNTPYKCPTPPINLLDLNYPSITVPNLSGSVTVTRTLKNVGTPGTYKVRIIPPSGVFVTVEPNTLTFDSVGQEQTYKVTLKTKRPGYAKDYVFGELKWSDGHHYVKSQITVKAAAAAV; encoded by the exons ATGGGGTTCTCAAGGCTTCCGCTTTTCCTTCTTCCTGTCATGCTTTTCTCTATGCTGCAGAGACCCACGTTCGCCATCAAAAAG TCTTATGTGGTATACTTGGGATCACATTCACATGGTCCGGAAGCCACACAAGCAGATTTTGATCTAGCAGAACAATCTCATTACGAGTTTCTGTCGGATTTCGTTGGAGG CCCCGAGGCCGCCAAAGAATCGATTTTGTACTGCTACACAAAACACATCAATGGTTTTGCAGCGAcccttgaagaagagaaggcaGCTGAGATTGCAA AGCATCCCAAAGTCATGTCAGTTTTCCCAAACAAAGCAGTGCAATTACATACAACACGATCATGGGATTTTCTTGGACTTGAGAAAAATGGTGCAGCTCTACCTGGGTCGCTCTGGGAGAAGGCCAGatttggggaagatacaattaTTGGGAACCTTGACACTG GTGTGTGGCCGGAATCAAAGAGCTTTAGCGACGAGGGATATGGACCCATTCCAACAAGATGGAAAGGAGGTTGTACAGACACTGCCACTGATGGAGTTCGTTGCAACAA GAAACTGATTGGCGCCAAGGCCTTCAGCAGAGGGTACGCATCGGCCCTTGGCCCTCTACTCGCCTACAATACTACACGCGACGAAGACGGCCATGGGACCCACACCTTATCAACCACGGGCGGAAACTTCGTCCAAAACGCCAGTGTCTTTGGATTTGGCAGCGGCACGTCCAAGGGAGGGTCGCCAAAGGCGCGTGTCGCCGCCTACAAGGTGTGCGGGAAACAAGTCCCAGGAGTTGGTGGCGGGTGCTTAGACGCCGACATCATTGCCGCTTTCGATGCAGCCATTCACGACGGCGTCGACATTCTCTCTTGCTCCCTGGGAAGCCCCCCAGGTGCGTACTTCACTGACGGCATGGCAATCGGCTCTTTCCATGCCGCCATGAACGGTATCCTTGTGGTAGCCTCCGCCGGGAACGACGGTCCAACTCCCGGCTCCGTCTCCAACGTGGCCCCCTGGATGTTTACGGTAGGCGCCAGTACCATAGACCGAACCTTCCTGGCCTCCGTGAAGCTTGGCAACAATAAGGTGTTGAGAGGGCAGAGCCTCACCCCAAATTCCCTGCCCTCGAAGGGCCAGATGTACCCTCTGGTGACAGGTGATGCCGCAAGAACGAAGACAGCTTTGCCCCAGACAGCCGTGTTCTGCAACGCATCGACGCTTGACCCGGCGCTGGTGAAGGGAAAGATAGTGGTGTGCTTGAGGGGTGGCGGAAGCGGAAGGGTGGAGAAGGGGCAGAATGTACTCTCTGCAGGGGCTGCCGGGATGATATTGGTTAACGATATAAAATCTGGGAATGATGTGATCGCCGACGCTCACATGCTCCCTGCGTCGCATATAACATACACGGAAGGTCTTGTGTTGTACCAGTACATCAATTCGACGAAAGCACCCACTGCATACATCTCACCGGTCACGACGGAGCTCGGGACGAAGCCAGCACCTGTGATGGCCTCATTCTCCTCCCAGGGACCCAATGTTATCACTCCCGAGATTCTCAAGCCCGACATCACTGGACCAGGGGTGAGCATAATCGCCTCCTGGACCCAAAAAAATGGGCTCTCCGGTCTGCCGGGAGATACTAGACGGCAACTCTTCAACTCTGAGTCAGGGACGTCCATGTCTTGCCCTCACCTCGCTGGTGTTTGTGGCCTCCTAAAGTCACTCCATCCCACTTGGAGCCCCTATGCAATCAGATCTGCCGTCATGACCACCG CGAGAACAAGGGATAATGCAAAGGAGACGATGCTGAATGCTTCGAATGTGAGAGCAAACCCATTCATGTACGGATCTGGACATGTTCGACCAAACCGTGCCATGGATCCTGGTTTGGTCTATGATCTTAACAGCATTGACAACTTGAACTTCCTATGTGCCATTGGCTACAACGAAACTCAGATGAACCTCTTTATCGAGTCGAATACTCCTTACAAATGCCCCACCCCTCCCATCAATCTCCTGGACTTGAACTACCCTTCCATCACAGTACCCAACCTCTCCGGCTCTGTCACTGTGACGAGGACATTGAAGAATGTTGGGACTCCAGGTACATACAAGGTCAGGATTATTCCTCCCTCAGGGGTTTTTGTTACGGTGGAGCCAAATACCCTGACATTCGATTCAGTCGGACAAGAGCAGACATACAAAGTAACCCTCAAGACTAAGCGACCTGGTTATGCTAAAGACTACGTTTTTGGCGAGCTTAAATGGTCTGATGGTCATCACTATGTCAAGAGTCAGATTACTGTTAAGGCAGCAGCTGCTGCAGTATAG